The segment tgcagaaagaaaagttgagatGTGAAAGCTCAATTAGAGCTTAACCTGGCCACTTCTGTGaaaaacaatagaaaatatttctatacaTAAATTAATATCAAATGATAAGGTATGAAGAACCTCTACCCTTTTTTGAGTGCAGTGGGGAATACAGTaactaaagataaggaaaaggctAAGCTACTTTACACTTTTTTGTCACAATTTTCAATATAGGACAGATTTCcgtcaggacaagtgttctcctgagctggtagatgggcacagggagcagaacagccccctggaatccaggaggaagcagctgctgacctgctgagccactcagatgctcacaggtgtatgggatcagatgggatccatcctagggggatgagggagctgtggatgagctccccaagctgctctccatcatttaccatcagtcctggctcagcagggagggcccagagcactggaggtgccagtgtgagcccatgcccaggaagggctggaaggaggagctggggaactccaggcctgtcagcctgacctgggtgcccagcaaggttatggaacagatcaccttgagtgccatcacagggcaccacaggatggcccagggatcagagccagccagcgtggatttagggctggcaggtcctgcctgaccaacctgggctccttttatgcccaggtgacccacctgtggatgtgggaaaggctgtggatattgtgtgcctggactccagcagagcctttgactctgtctctgacagcattccctggaaaagctgcagcccacggcttgggcaggttccctcctggctgggagatttaagagctggctggaggctgggcccagagagtggtggggatggtgctgcacccagctgctgtccaggcactggtgctgtccccagggatctgtgctgggcccagtcctgtttaatatcttcactgatggtctgggtgaggggatcgagtgcagcattcacaaattgcagatggcaccaagctgggtgtgagtgtggatcttctggagggcaggacaagaagacccagccttaaggtgcaccaggggaggctcaggctggacaataggaaggagttcttcacagaaagggtgagtgggaactgcaatgggctggccaggggggaggtggcagagtcactgtccctctccagtggcactcagtggcatggtctgggggacaaggcagtattagggcattggttggacttgatgatcccaaaggtcttttccagcctatttgattctgtcattctgtgatgactgggacactctggggccattgtgacactgcagggcctcgtggaactaagaggaccagggtgacaccgtgcagccccacagaaccaggggtccatggtggtgctgtggggccaaatggaaccagggagtgccccgtgacactctgggccctcgtggaaccacagaggccattgtgacactgcagggcctcgtgtaaccaaggggtttcaccattttgacactgcaaaaccaaggagagcattgggagactgcagggcccagtggaaccaaggggccgttctgacactgcagggcctcatggcaccaaggggacattgtgacactgcaggatcctgtgtaaccaaggggccactgtgacacgatggggcctcaaggaatctggaataatgctgtgacactgtgtggccttgtggaaacaaagagtccattgtgacactgagggacttgtggaaccacagagaccatggtgacagtgtgggacctcatgtgaccatggggccattgtgacaccctggggccccatggaaccaaggagccactgtgaaactgcagcaccaatgagaacattgtgacactgtgaagccccatggaaccaaggagaagATTGTCACATTTTGGgacccatggaaccaaggagaccagtgtgacagtgcatggcctggtgtaaccaagaggccattgtgacactgaggggcccctTGGAACCAAGGACTTCTTTGTAGATGTCAGCAAGCTGGATGTGAGTTTTGACCTGAGAGAACATAGGAGTGGTCTGCACAGGGACCTTGATAGGCTGGATCCAGAGGatgaatccaacaaggtgaggtttaagaAATAcaagtgccaggccctgctatttggccccagtgctacaggctggggacagagtggctggagagcagccaggcagaaagggacctgcagggactgatggacagcaggctggacatgaggcagcagtgtgcccaggtgggcaagaaggccaatggctcctggcctggatcaggaatggtgtggccagcaggagcagagctgctgtgccagcactgatctgccccagctctgcacacagacattgctgctgcagctccagagaaggcaacaaaagggcatctctgcagaaaactctgctgcgagatcctttagttcctttaaagccaccaagagcacagcccctcattgacacagtctgtggccacagggaaggtggagagaaacaaaattagAAATGGTAGAAACAATGAAATTACTTTAcggaaaatatgaaaaaagtaaaacaaagaaaaagaacttccaaaatgaaaccaataAAAGTATCAAAGATGAATTTTATTAGAAGCAATTTGCACAAACTGGCAAGCAGTTTtcaatgtttctgaaagcatccagtcatcagtctccacactgcagccttgagctcctggttcctcaggctgtagatgagggggttcagggctggaggcatcaccgagtacagaactgacagggccagatccagggatggggaggacatggaggggggcttaaGGTAGGCAAATGTTCCAGTGCTGATAAACAGggagaccacggccaggtgagggaggcaggtggaaaaggctttgtgccgtccctgctcagaggggatcctcagcacagccctgaagatctgcacataggagaaaacaatgaacacaaagcCGCCAAAAGCTAAACAGATGGAAAACACAAGAAGTCCGAGTTCCCTAAGGTAGGattgtgagcaggagagcttgaggacctgtgggatttcacagaagaactggcccagggcattgccatggcacaggggcagggaaaatgtattggccatgAGTAgtagagcattgagaaaggcactggcccaggcagctgctgccatgtgggcacaagctctgctgcccaggagggtcccgtagtgcaggggtttgcagatggacacgtagcggtcgtagcacatgatggtcagcagaTAAAACTCTGTTgaaatgaagaacagaaagaaaaagagctgtgcagcacatccagtgtaggagatgttgctggtgtcccagagggaattgtgcatggctttggggacagtggtgcagatggagcccaggtcgctgagggccaggttgagcaggaagaagaacatgggcgtgtgcaggtggtggccgcaggctacggcgctgatgatgaggccgttgcccaggagggcagccagggagatgcccagcaagaggcagaagtgcaggagctgcagctgccgcgtgtctgccaatgccagcaggaggaagtgcctgatggagctgctgttggacatttgctggtgCTGCACATGGGGACCTggtcatggagaaaggacagtgaagcGTAAGAAGAGATACtggtaaccaaaatcaaagccttttCCCATACACCCTCCCCTggaacacacacagacacacttcTGTGTTCAAGAGTTCTGGTGTTTTCTTTATAAGCTCCCCCATACCTCTGCTGGTGTTCTTGGTTATCAGAAACCCTCAGGATTTCCACTGCCCTCAGGGAAAACAGAGCACGTTCTGAGTGGCAAAGTGATTAGCAGAGAGTGAGGGAAGATAATCTGTCATTCTGACCTATTCAGAATTTCTCTGGGTTTAAACTTTCTAAGTTGGATGGTGATCACCCCCACCatgtttccctttaaaattccccaggcgctgctgagagcagatggatccaccacagcccagctccacatttgtagccaaggactcactttgctcatttcaccaacccagcagcattttcagtgccacaacacctctgcctttccccatcaatctcgtaactcagagatgctctgggacaggtttgcaccctggattgaagctcccagcttggactgaaatctcagggagacttccaagtgtccttctgatggcattggattgagggagatgcagctccttccctggctgccctgacagcattgcccagagctgggccctggggacagcgtcaccctgagccagctgtgcccctgccagagcccccagggccgggcagctgctcccagccctgtgctctgcagagggaactgggcccggggctgcagagctgccccacggctctgctgcagctctgcctgcacaggaggggctgcacgccttggagccccggccctgagggcagaggcttggctggggcacaggagggagggggcttgttcagagggaggggctgcactgcaggggctcccgtgggcatctctaaactctccctgccacagcattgctgggctttgttttctctcattgcctcatcttctctctgcttcctgcagatttccctcctacaggtgtttccctgtgcctgatctctccctgccagcacccacagaccccaaatctctgtgcactctccttggccctacagaaccctgcctgtttgcagggcactggctgggagcaggttctgtttgcagcttggagaaaggacagctcagactgagcctgatagctccagcaaaggtgatgctgctgctgtccttgggcagaggggctgaaagtacattagggatctcctgtgaacctattgATCACTAAAAGTAACAGTTCAGATGTCTTgggaacttttaaaatttcataaatAATAATTCATAAGCAAAATTTACCAGGTCAGATATTACAAGGAATTGTCAAAATTTataatcatcctttaatatttatcaCCACGTCGCTACCATTCCTcaatagtaggaaactgaatacaaagtcttaagaaatttcttatattttttcaaaatcctagtcttggaaatattctatgactgatcagaacccctcagcatgtcagagcttcatgaatctttcacctcccctgcaccagaaatacccagagttgtactcacaggctctgcaggcattggcatgttccagctgcaggagatggctccaggagctgcagctgcactgtcctgcagccagaggttcctgtgccaagggctggcagtgattgtgccccaggcacttctcagccccttcccagccctgactgattgaagctctctgtgcctctgggctgtgcccgggctggctgcaggcagtgccccagccctgctgggctggcacaagagctgctcatccagagaaatgtgcttttgaagctcttcttggtgagcaggagctgcctctgtgccaggagcccagcccagctcagcagcacagacacagcacaaggactttaatcagcctctgggcctttgtgctcaggccctgaacatcagtccctgagaggcagctgaagaaacctctccagaactccaaggcagaatccagctccaaagtttcttggacttgtaatgggtcccagagagggacacgagtgagcaagtgtccccaggccccaggcagagcagagaactgcaggcagtgatgacaggtggggacaaagagaagccaagtcttggtgccctggggcacagcagggtctgtgccagcaagggctgggaggagacaccttgtgctgaggccctggggcctcctggcccaaccccagccaggctgggcactgtcagccccttgtgctgccctcagcatccccccctagcccacatcccagtggcctcaaggatctgctgcaaggagtccctggggagccttgctcagcaatggccctgggggctccttcatgctccctgcagggactgca is part of the Agelaius phoeniceus isolate bAgePho1 chromosome W unlocalized genomic scaffold, bAgePho1.hap1 SUPER_W_unloc_1, whole genome shotgun sequence genome and harbors:
- the LOC143692367 gene encoding olfactory receptor 14J1-like, coding for MSNSSSIRHFLLLALADTRQLQLLHFCLLLGISLAALLGNGLIISAVACGHHLHTPMFFFLLNLALSDLGSICTTVPKAMHNSLWDTSNISYTGCAAQLFFFLFFISTEFYLLTIMCYDRYVSICKPLHYGTLLGSRACAHMAAAAWASAFLNALLLMANTFSLPLCHGNALGQFFCEIPQVLKLSCSQSYLRELGLLVFSICLAFGGFVFIVFSYVQIFRAVLRIPSEQGRHKAFSTCLPHLAVVSLFISTGTFAYLKPPSMSSPSLDLALSVLYSVMPPALNPLIYSLRNQELKAAVWRLMTGCFQKH